One Carettochelys insculpta isolate YL-2023 chromosome 1, ASM3395843v1, whole genome shotgun sequence genomic window, ACCTCATGTGATGTGAATGCCTCATACTGCCTATTTTTCTTAATACAACTACTTTTTCTGCAATATTAACAAGATTCTTTTCCCTGTAAGAATGAGCCTAAAGCCTTTGTggaattttttattttcttatgaTATTGAATAATGTCCTTCTTGTATTATTTAGCTCTGCCAAGCCTGGATTTGGgggtatttttgtttatttttaaaagtctcttATCAGGGTTTGTAACTTTCAGTATAAATTGCTCCCTATCTATTTTCCCTTTACGTTATCTCTTATACCTCTAATGCattgcttcccccaccccttgtggCTGATCTCATTTTGCCATTGAACCAGGTCTTAGAACCAGGCCAAAGAGAGCTGAAATTAGGGTCGGGACAGGGTCTGAAGTTCCCACCACCCTGTCAGTGGGTGGTGCAGATGGAGACATGAAGAAATTCACCCCTCTGAGCAGCTTGGTTCTGGGCAGACAGTGAGACGTCCTGAGGACACTGGTGGGGCAGGCCACAGGCTGCATCCAGGCCCTGGCGTGGGACTGGATCTTGCCTGAAACTGCCCTATAGCACAGACAGTTCAGTTTGCATTGAAGAACAAGGACGGAaaacaatagccaccctcctggttCCTGCTGGGGCCTGTTAATGATTTCCTTACCATGATGTGTATAAATTGCAGACATGTGGAACACTATTAAAGTGGAGCTGGCGTTTGCAGGAATTCTGAGAATGTCATTGGTCAATGTTTCCAGTGGGACCCATCGGACCGACCCCTCAGACGAGCCTCCAGCAGCGCATGTAGTGACTCATATTCACATTATCTCTCCATCCAGGCCTTTGTGCTACGACCGACACCGGAGAGACCGGGTACATATAGGAAGTCAGGGGAACGTACGGTACATGCAGGACACGTGGCTCTGCCTCAGAGTTGGACACCACTTCTCCTACTCCATGTCAGAGTCCAACGCAAGTGACTccaccagcccctccaccttcatcctgctgggcattcctggctgggaggcagctcatttctggatctccatccccttctgcgcCATGTACATCACAGCCCTCCTGGGGAACTTCACCATCCTGTATATTGTGAAGACAGAGCCGAGCCTCCATctgcccatgtactatttcctttGCATGCTGGCTGTCACCGACCTGGTCCTGTGCACGTCCATCCTGCCCAAAACactgagcatcttctggttcaattccagggaAATAGATTtcactgcctgcctcacccagatgttcttccttcACTGCTTTACAGCAATGGAGTCTGGTATCCTGGTGGCCATGGCTTTGGATCGCTACGTGGCCATTTGTGATCCCCTGAGACATTCAACCATCCTGACAAATGCTGCAGTGGCGAAGATCAGCCTGGCCATAGCATTGCGCAGTGCACTGCTTACACTGCCCTTTCCCATCCTGGCAAAACTGTTGCCATATTGCAGAACCACCATCATCCTCCACTCGTACTGTCAGAGCATGGCCGTGGTGAGCCTGGCCTGCTCTGACATCCGCCTCAGTAATTACTACGCTCTATTTGTGATATTTTTTGTGACTGTTCTGGATGTGGTTTTACTCACTTTGTCATATAcccagatcctcagggccatcttcaGCCTCCCTACAAAGGACGCCCGGCTCAAGACTTTTGGGACCTGTGGCTCCCACCTTTGTGCCATCTTAGCCTTTTACATCCCAGgtctcttctccttcctcacttaccGATTTGGCTCCAACGTACCCCAGTATTTCCACATTCTCCTTTCCAACATCTATCTTCTGGCACCCCCTGTGTTAAATCCCGTCATCTACGGGGTGAGGACCAGACAGATCCAGGACAGACTGCTCCGTCTCTCTACTCACAAAGGGACCTAAAGTTTTCTGTTGGTGCCCTTGTGTCTCGGACCAGCTGTCACTCAAAGCTGGCTTGTGACATGCTGCTGTGACCATCCACCCTGAATCTCCTACTGGAAAGACAAAGGGATTAGGCATTAGTTCCTGGTGTTACTGTGCTCTAGCTGATTTATGAACTGTAGAACTGGTCCCTGTACAACTTTTTAACTCGTAGTTTTGCCCCTCTTTTAATGGCTGGCAACTGGACCTTTGAGGCCTCACCAAATGCCAAACCTACTGGATAAATACCTCACCACTGCCGTGTTTCTTCCTCCCTCAATGTTCTCTGTGTCATTcactcttctcctcccccactctctactctctggctgtggccacactggtcCCTCCTTTCTGACGGTCTGTGGTGATGTGGCACTTCGGAATGTACTGATGAGGTGGTATTATGAATTTGcacccctcattagcattatgtCAGCTGTGCATACTTTGAAACTGCCGGTTCTGAAACACAAGcctcctgtgtagccaggggctttttgaaacagccccctgatttcaaaagccttttcttcccctttggttttaggaagaaggtccTTTCAAAATCGGTAGAGAGgagctttcaaaaggcccctggctacacagccactgttatgctaatgaggggctgcctattcatggcagctcctcattaccATATTCCAAATTATCATGTTATGTTAATCGCTCCTTAGGAAGGTACTAGTGTGGCCACGACCTCTGTCTCATCACCACCTCCCTGAGGTTCCTGCACAGGAGCCATTTCTGATTTTCACACTTTGGGGAAGGGACAACTTTAACTGTCACACTAACGGCAATGATCACAGTCAGACAGTAAGTTTGGAACCATAATGGAAAGTTTTCAGTGATATCCAGGGCTCAGGAGAAATCTTGAAATCCCAGATGTGTGAGGAGAAAGCAAATGTTTAGTCTGACACAGCCTGGctattttttttgtggggggaggggggattgttgtgggacttctcaggctggctgatgtatgcccactgtacactgtaacttttaaactgattCCCAAAAAAGAAATTGTCTCTGTTACaatcctttttattttctctgtagCACTTTGCAACCAAGTATACCTAAGAAGTGTGTCTTCTTCATTTTCTAATAAAATCCTCTTTTTAAGGTGCTGATTTCATTCTTTTGGTTTGGAAGATAAGAGGACATCTGTGTATGTTATGCAtgacaggctacatctatacttaccaaaaactttgaaatagccctgctaaTGGCCATATGGAAGAATACTAACAGGGAGCTGAAATGACTATTGCACAATTTACAATTAACGTTTTATGCCCTCACCCCgtgtaagaactgtggagtctcaccaatgcttgaagctGCTGTGGgaatacagggcagtcatcatcgcTGCGTAAGATATCGATCACACATGGCTCCCTGCATCAGAGCATGTGGGGCAGGACAGTGTTTAGTGGTTGAAGCATCTGGTGGGGAGTCTTTGGGTCACACAGCTGAAAGACTGGTTTGAGTagttcctctcctctcctctccctgttCAAAGCTACATCTGAAGTGGGGCTCTAGAGGTATTTTGTGAGAACCTATCTCAGTAATACTGACATGCTGTGGCTCGGCctggagctgaaatcactggtagcagAAATTCcaaagagctggaatcacagggttatGCCAACAGCAAAACTCACAAAAGAATGGGCGAACAGCTGGCAAAGCACAATGTATGGGGGGCTGGCAAGAGCgagtggtggggcagctggcggggGTAAGCAGAACGCTGGCCAGCACAAAGGTAGCATTGCCTCAagctcagtgagggaatgcatcagggtgatgtgtcagggcctgaacagactggacagagttctAAGTGGGGCATTTGAGAGGTACAACGAAAATTTGGGTGTGTAAATGGGACCCTTTGAGTATTGCACTGGTGAGCCTgggaggcaaaggacactgctccatCCATTTGAGTTGGGACAGTTACCTTAGGGTTGGTTCTGAACTCTGAGTGTGGCATTTTCCCAGGCTtctgccatatgacttttctgcctctttcattacaagtttcttttctccactcagactctgcttgcgagtggggaagcattgcctctctgcggcgccggggtgtgtgaatttcccaggctacagggtaggggctcaagccagttctatgtgagatggatgagaaggagcccctagatattgaacctggccctgcttGGTGCTGACTCCTTGCAGCTGAAGGGTTACATTATGAGCTTCCACCAACTGCATTCAGAGTACTAGAGTAGGGGACGACCTTGGATACCTACATGTATcccagagctctctctctctctgaagctcTTCCTTGACCTTGCTATGTCCCTAATTACTCTGGAGCTTTCACTTATTCCATCTCCATGTGGCTCCTGTAGCTTCACTACAGCTCTCATTTCTCTATGTCTCTTCTTATCTCTGCTCTGTTTTCAGGGGTTGTCTTGAGAGTTCGTAGAAAGGAATCGCGGGCAGTGACCAAGGAGCGGGATGTGTATCTGGTGCACACACCCCTCAATGGGCTTGTTGTTACTAGCCGCAAACTAGTCCTGAACACGTGCTCTGTGCTTGGAGTCCCAggactagtgttccctgtaagctaccTGCTTGAGAGACCACCCAGAAGAGACTGAAAGGCACGactctgattagcagtgcccacaGTTAGCAGCACGAGTTACAACTGGCGGTGCTCATCGGCGCAGGCCTCCGTTCTCATAACaacatgtattctgcacatggatggaaacaaggACAGTAATATATGGAGGACATCCTTGTAACTGCCACGACAGGGATGGGAAATTCAgctgtctcacacacacccagtcacATGTGGAACCCTCACCCCAGCTCCCTACCTCATTTGGTACACAAAGTCGCTCCAAAGTAGGTTTCTCTTGTCTTTGTTTGATTTAAATGCTGTTTGGAGTGAggaatatcagagagggagccgagttaatctgtatcttcagaaccaacaagaagtcctgggtcaccttatagactagcgaGACACTTtgaagcacaagctttcatgggcaaacaccagCTTCGTTGGATGCATCTGAtgagtaggtctttgcccatgaaagcttatgtttcaaaatatctgtgaacctataaggtgccccaggacttcttgttggttttgaagtaAGAGATGTTtctccctggctacatctacacaacagagatctttctaaagaaatccttccagaagatctcttccgtaagaaattctttcaaaagagctcatccacacacagaaaagcagctccaagagtgatctgctcttttgaaagagagcgcccacacagaccctgctctttcgaaagaacgagccagggactgaaaaatcaagccctataagcgctgctcttttgaaagaaaatgcgaCCACAGATAATCTTTggatgttttctttcgaaagaaggcactctcCCTGAAACGGGAGTGGTAGAGCGCTTTTGAGTGGAGGGCcgcattctttccattttttgAATGAACACTTTTTGGCTGTTTCTAAATAATAATAACGGACAGAAACATGATaataaggcacagatgtaaattcccagcacctcagtagcataaggTCCCATGATTTCGAGTATGGAAGATgcttttccggactccaaaatgacaTGTAGAAGTGTGGTCCCGGGGGGGGGcttcttccggaaggaagttcttcctgGGGCCCCTTCCCgaaaattttttgaaagaacttgctagtatagacagagCCCTCCTGTGTTTgttcagggcccagcaggcttcTGTGATGCAAATGCTGGTCATAAATAATCAACACAATAATCCAGCCAAAACTGTGCCTAGCCCCAACACGTTGCTTTCAGGAACAGATGACGGCCAAAGCAAACTTGCCAGATCCAGAGTGTTAGTCATTTGTGTACAGGagcccccagtgccccagctgggcttAGTCGGGAGCACGTGATCAGTCTCATTTGAATGCTTTACAACCCGGGTGATCTGCACAGGACTGTACCCGCTGCTGGCCAGAGGAGCTGACAGAAAGGTGCAGTTCCGGGGATGCAACCCATCAGCCAGGGCAGTGCTGGAAAGTCCGACTCGGCCTGGAACATGAGGTTTCAATTGCATGTAGGAGAGACTGGGAGGAAATGGGCTGAGAGGGAGAGAACAACCCCCATGCAAACACGAATCCAGTCTCTCTCCTGCCTATCAGCCCCATGGCAACAGCGGGAGGCCTGTGTCGCCAGAACAAACCCGGCTGCACTCTGTGCATTAGCACCTTCTGCTGGTGTTGGTGCTAGTGACCCTGCTCCTCCAAAGtgaccccaggggctgggggccgaTGGCAGTGGAAGCAGAGCTTCTGATGGCGGGCAGAAGTGGAGCCCCAGAGCTCATATctcccaggggtggggagctcagaaaATCCAGCTGGTTCTGAACACCTCAGATTCGCTGTCAGCCTCCCAGTGTGTGTCCTTCCTCCAGGTGCCCCCACAGAAGAGTTCTGTCAGTGTGGGTGTCCATCCtctcaggctatggctatactGGACGGGATACATCTCAGCGGTAATACAGACCGTGATTGTCCACTGGGGCCAGTTCACGGATGTCAGTGTCTGGTGGTCGGGGGCAGCACATGATGCCCTCATATTCTGGAACTCTTGTgtctatgaacagctgcacacTGGGACCTTCTTCCTTGGCCACACCTTCAGGGTTGGGGATGTGGACAAGCTTGTCTGCCTTGTGGGGGTTGCAGTGGCCTATCCCCTCTTTCCATGGCTGATGAGGCCCTAAACCGCCCACCTGGAACCCTCCTGGGAAGCATTCGACAGGCGACTGGCCGAGGCCCACATGGAAGTTGAGGgtgccttcggccacctgaagggacatTTCCAGTGACTCCTCACCTTCCCGGACCTCAAGGAGCACCACATCCTGCAGGCCGTGGCCATGTGCTGTGACCTCCACAACCTGCGTGAGGGACACAGAAAGGCCTTTTTAattgtgtgtggggctggggctgagctcccagacAGGGGCTCAGAACAGACACACTCATCTGCCTTCCTGGAGGCCCAATGAGAGGCCACCCCCGTCTGGGAGACCCTATGGGAGATCTTCACCTCGGGAGAACAGGGATGCTGTCTCTGGGCTGTCCTATGGGGGGCTTCAGCTACACCCATCCATGACATTCTCCCagttccaccccccacccttcctGAAGACACAGAAAACAGTCTGTTGTTTGAACACAAATGGGGTCTTTATGTACAAGGGTGGGACAGGACACCTGGGAAGGTGAAGTCCTGGATTTCCACTCTGACCAGGAACATGCCCATGTCTTCCAAGCCAGGGCAGGCTCTTGACGGGGTTGGGCAggctccaggggagccaggggggcCAGGTCAGAGCCCTCACTCTGGCTTATGCTTCTGTCTTGGGGTTCTTGCCCAGGGAGCAGGCTTCTGGCTGTGCACATGAGCAGAGCAAATGCCCCTTCTGGCAACTGTTGTGCCTGTAAGGGATGTGGGGAAGGCATGGAAGGTTCCCTGCCTGTAGCCAGAGACATTCTGGTCACAGCAGGGTACCCTGGGGGACTGGAGGCCCCTTAACtcaaaataacccttcttcccTGGAATAACATCACTTACTTCTTGATATCTATTGCAAGCTCAGCGTTATTCCTTGTGCACTGAAGGTTACAGATTTCAAATTAACACACCTACTttttcaaagttatttcacaatGGCATGTGCGTAGTCTAGACAACAGCAAAGGTTTGTGTTAATAActgctgttatcttgaaataacttttcagTGTAGCCCTAACCCAAAAGTTCTGCATTCGGTGATCCTGATACTAGATCTCTGTGAAATGTGGATCAAGCCATGTGTCCCTGTCACTCAGCTCATCTGTTTTTATAATGGGGATATGTTCATAGCCACTATCATTTGCTTGGTGTTTTCAAGATCCTTTAGAGAAAAGAGCTGCACAGGATGATGTTCCTGATGAGAATTACTAATCTCTGATCCAACAGCAACAGCCCTGTAGATCTGCAGAAAGTGTTTGTTTCTCCCCGGAGTCATCTTTGTCCAGCTCTTGATCTTAGACAGACAGATCTCTTCATAGCTTCTCTATGAAGAGGTCTGTCTGCCTAATATCAACCCGGCCATCCCAGCATTTAAAGGATATCAGATCCTATGCAAATGTTATTGTTATCCCAAGTTTTTTTTCTCCCTAATCAACTTCAATTGCTCAATGTCCACAAATGCACCGAGCGGCCAACTCATCCCTGACTCAGTACAAAGCCCAAGAGTTTTCATGTTCCCTAGGGAAGGGCCATTAGCAATTGTTTACTCCTAAAGCCAGATAAATAGCACTGAAGTCCAGGCAGGTTTCTCTCCAGGTAGTCTGCATGAAGGTGCTGCTTCTCCATTACAGCCTGAGTGATTCCCGTCACCGGCTGTGAGCATGGGATGTGTCAGTGTGTGCTAGGTAAGAGATGTGGAAAACTGCGACCTGAGGGGAAATAGGAGACCCTTAGGTCTCAAAGAGCAGCATTATCCCTCTCTTGGTCAAGAAACCCAGGCAAGATGGGTGTGATGGGAGGAGGAGTAAGTCTCTGGTCCTTTCCTCTCTGCACAGCCATTAAACAGCTCAGGGGTCTGGCCACAAGTGATAACTTTGCTCCAGAATCACTGGCCAAAATTTCCCTCTTTTCTGCTCACTCTCTCACAGCTGAGAGTTTTATCCCGGGAGAACATAAGAGCTTCCCTGGCCCCCTGAGCCATCTGTTCCATTGTCCTCTTCCTACAGTTGTGAATTTTTCACTGAGTTTTCATTACCACCATCTATGTTTTTGTTCAAACCTCTTGCCTCTTGGTCACACTGCTGTGGGAAACAGAACAACTTTTCTGcatctttttttaaagcagcctTTCAAGTGGCTAAAcacctctgtcatgtcccccttaatttcttctttttctaATTAAACATATCCAGGTCTTTCACCCCCTGCTTGTGTGGTTTTTTAGTCCATCCTCTGGATCACTTTTGTCTCTCATGTCTATATCCcttctgagaacaacaagaagtctggtggcaccttatagactaacagatattttggaacataagctttcatgggcaaagacctgcttcgtcagatgcatgagagggggtgtggtttcagagaggtatttaatgagtggggtcccagtaagagggagggccagagctgacaagctctattAAGTAagctggaaatggcccattatcaatggCAGGTATCAAAAGAGCTAAaatcaagtcagatcagacggggatatgagccattgtcagagtctaatggggagatcttaacccCTCCCCCttactcacgcatctgatgaagcgggtctttgcccataaaagcttatgctccaaaatatccgttagtttttaaggtgccacaagacttcttgttgtcctcaaagctacagactaacacagcgacctctgTAATATATATATCCCTTTCGGTTTTCCTGGATATTTTCTATGCACAGGTGATCTATGCTGGGAACAATACTCTGACTTGtgactgaccagtgccaaattgAAAATTATCTGCTCCCAGACTTGCATGCAACGCCTGATTTCATATAACCCAAAAGTATTCTACCATTAACACCCAAGTGACCCATATTTACTTTATtcgggagcagagtgtggggtggaaAGTATTACACCACCCCGGCTACGTCTACAACtaagcaaaacttcaaaatggccatgcaaatggctatttcgaaggttactaatgaggcgctgaaatgcacattcagcgccgcATAAGCatgcagcagataggaataaggtgatttcaatgttggtggggtccttttgaaaaggactcctgtctggACATGCCATGTGGCAGTGTAAAGCGgtaatttcgaagagccgcagcctgtggcaggctaatgaggctctgaatacaCATTTGAGCAActcgttagtaatctttgaaatggccatttgcatggccatttcgaagttttgtttcagCGTAGATACGGCCCCGGTGTGATCTGATGACTTCAGGCGTCCCGTTTTTCCCCAATACAACTACCTTCAGTGCAATATTAACAAATGTCTTTTCTCCCTCTAAGAATGGACCTAAAGCTTTTCTAGGGTTTGAGATCACCCTCTTTGTGACACTTCTcccagctgtgtgtgctgctgtgtttttCAGTGTCTCTTTCCAGGGTCTGTAACCGCCTGTCTTCACTTTGCCACTGAACCAGAGTTTGGAACTAGGCCAATGCCAGCTGTGACTAttgttctgggggaggggaagcctgtgaactcccctcaccccaccaggTGCATGGCTCAGAGAGGCTCATGGAACCGCTGGGAGCTTTTAGCAAgtaggggctgctgcaggcatgGAGCCTGACTGATGGCCCCAGCGGGGTGGGCCATGAGTCACTCACAGAGGCTTGGTGGGAAGGAACTTGCCTTCAAACGCCTCAGAGCGCAGAATTTTTAGTTGGCTTTCATTGCGCTAGGGAGCAAGGAGAGAAACGCAGCGTGCTCCTGCTGGGGCACACTTACAGTTTTCATATGGTGACGTGTCGACTTACAGGTGCCTGGAGCAATAATAAATGTGGAATTTGCGTTAGCAGGAACAGTTGTTCATAATTCAGGTCTCTGAATCACGGCAATGTCATTTGTCAGTGTTTCaagaattaaacaaaaaaactaattcACCAGTGGGAACAGTTTCCAGTAGTGCATATACTGTCTCCTGTTAACATTGTTTCTCCATCCAGGCCTTTATACAGAGATCATCACCTTAGCAACGGCACAAACACAGCAAGTCGGGGGAGCATATGATACGAGCAGGAGACACCGTTCTGCTTCAGAGTTGGACACCACTTCTCCTACTTCATGTCAGATCCCAATGTAACTGACTTCACCgacccctcctccttcatcctgctgggcattcctggtcTAGAGGTAGCCTATGCCtggctctccatccccttctgcactaTGTACATCATATCCCTCTTGGGGAACTTTTCGATACTGTATATTGTGAAGACAGAGCCGAGCCTCCATgtgcccatgtactatttcctctgcatgctggctgtcacCGACCTGGTCCTCTGCACGTCCATCCTGCCCAAAACtctgagcatcttctggttcaattccagggaAATAGATTtcactgcctgcctcacccagatgttcttccttcACTGCTTTTCAATCATGGAGTCTGGTATCCTTGTGGCCATGGCTTTGGATCGCTACGTGGCCATTTGtgatcccctgagacattccaccatcctgacaaaTGCTGTGGTGGTGAAGACTGGCCTGGCCATAGCATTGCGCAGCAGCATGCTTGTATTGCCCTGTCCCATCCTGGCGAGACAGTTGCGATATTGCAGAACCACCATCATCCTCCACTCGTACTGTCAGAACATAGCCGTGGTGAGCCTGGCCTGCTCTGACATCCGCATCAGTAATTACTACGCCCTCTTTGTGATATTCTTTATAACAGTGCTGGATTTGGTTTTTATCACTTTGTCATATACCCAGATCCTCAGGGCCGTCTTCAGCCTCCCCACAAAGGATGCCCGGCTCAAGACTTTTGGAACCTGTGGCTCCCACCTTTGTGCCATCTTAGCCTTTTATATCCCAGCTCTCTTCTCCTTCCTTGCTTACCGATTTGGCTCCAATGTACCCCAACATTTCCACATTCTCCTTTCCAATATCTATCTCCTGGCACCCCCTGTGCTAAACCCCATCATTTATGGGGTGAGGACCAGACAGATCCAGGACAGACTGTTCCGTCTCTTTATTCATAAAGGGACCTGAAGTTTTCTACTGAAAAATTCTCCGAGACTGACCTTCGTTTAAAGCTGGTTAATGACATGCTGTTGTGCCTCCCAACCCTGATCTCCCACTGGAAATCCAATGACATTATACAGTTTTTCAGTCCTCTGTCAGAGTGAGGAAACCATAACATGTGTCAGTGTACAACTCTTTAATTCATAAATTTAGCACCTTTATAATGGCTGGAAACGTTTGAGGCCTCACCCAATGCCACACCTGCTGGGTAAACACCTCACCCCTGCTG contains:
- the LOC142007584 gene encoding olfactory receptor 52E2-like — protein: MSESNASDSTSPSTFILLGIPGWEAAHFWISIPFCAMYITALLGNFTILYIVKTEPSLHLPMYYFLCMLAVTDLVLCTSILPKTLSIFWFNSREIDFTACLTQMFFLHCFTAMESGILVAMALDRYVAICDPLRHSTILTNAAVAKISLAIALRSALLTLPFPILAKLLPYCRTTIILHSYCQSMAVVSLACSDIRLSNYYALFVIFFVTVLDVVLLTLSYTQILRAIFSLPTKDARLKTFGTCGSHLCAILAFYIPGLFSFLTYRFGSNVPQYFHILLSNIYLLAPPVLNPVIYGVRTRQIQDRLLRLSTHKGT
- the LOC142002385 gene encoding olfactory receptor 52A5-like, whose product is MSDPNVTDFTDPSSFILLGIPGLEVAYAWLSIPFCTMYIISLLGNFSILYIVKTEPSLHVPMYYFLCMLAVTDLVLCTSILPKTLSIFWFNSREIDFTACLTQMFFLHCFSIMESGILVAMALDRYVAICDPLRHSTILTNAVVVKTGLAIALRSSMLVLPCPILARQLRYCRTTIILHSYCQNIAVVSLACSDIRISNYYALFVIFFITVLDLVFITLSYTQILRAVFSLPTKDARLKTFGTCGSHLCAILAFYIPALFSFLAYRFGSNVPQHFHILLSNIYLLAPPVLNPIIYGVRTRQIQDRLFRLFIHKGT